A region of Anopheles merus strain MAF chromosome 2R, AmerM5.1, whole genome shotgun sequence DNA encodes the following proteins:
- the LOC121590054 gene encoding modifier of mdg4-like isoform X5 has protein sequence MADDEQFSLCWNNFNSNLSAGFHESLQRGDLVDVTLAAEGHLVKAHRLILSVCSPYFRKMFTQVPVNQHAFIFLKDVSHSALQDLIQFMYCGEVNVKQDALPAFISTAEALQIKGLTETGDSAPTHQSPAKEEPAAAAVPVTTATISTATIPASPASQRAKVQRNRIQSYKLESEESGDDKVVHIQATTSHHVSAQSNLSSQKRTMPQRGLQSHASKRTKMSISASSDGLDTSDSTPAQVQTVQTVQIVKQIPAQVIEPEYIELPIESINPKAEPDYTDETAEIETVDAETEQEQKLSEHDQGEADDDGNYVEDDTYGDMAMGKYEESYLTEGEEGAKPGVSGFVDSYTSDGGNATEISTQDQRSIRLADVDAHSSAPRMELLESIKKEDDDVIVKDEQPCAAHVSQLPLRNFNANEASSSGTAWDQLNVAKSSNSSGNSTIITCTRRKSMRMMGMEEASSVVLREKPKLDEGGKTVSKFHELKKSNGSPAQRSRCVSCYNRNILESERLPKPKTKWVTTFCGDCPGKPFLCILCFSRIHCNSRIGIRELL, from the exons ATGGCGGACGATGAGCAGTTCTCTCTATGTTGGAACAATTTCAATTCCAACCTTTCTGCGGGATTTCATGAATCCCTTCAGCGTGGTGACTTGGTCGACGTGACGTTGGCCGCAGAAGGTCATCTAGTTAAGGCGCATCGTCTTATTTTATCAGTATGCTCCCCGTATTTCCGGAAAATGTTCACGCAGGTCCCCGTGAACCAACATGCGTTCA TTTTCCTGAAAGACGTAAGCCATTCGGCGCTTCAAGATCTCATACAGTTCATGTACTGTGGCGAGGTGAACGTGAAGCAAGATGCCCTACCCGCCTTTATCAGTACCGCCGAAGCATTGCAAATTAAAGGGCTAACAGAAACG GGCGACAGTGCACCGACACATCAATCGCCTGCCAAAGaagaaccagcagcagcagcagtccctGTGACTACAGCAACGATTTCCACCGCCACCATCCCTGCGTCCCCTGCGTCACAGCGAGCAAAGGTTCAGCGTAACCGCATTCAATCGTACAAATTAGAATCGGAAGAGAGTGGAGACGACAAAGTAGTACACATTCAAGCCACCACCTCTCACCATGTATCGGCACAGTCGAATCTCAGTTCGCAGAAACGTACCATGCCACAGCGTGGTCTCCAAAGCCACGCTAGCAAGCGAACGAAAATGTCCATCAGTGCCAGCAGTGACGGATTGGATACATCGGACTCGACGCCGGCACAGGTGCAAACCGTGCAGACGGTGCAAATAGTGAAGCAAATTCCCGCGCAAGTGATTGAACCGGAATACATTGAGCTCCCGATCGAATCGATAAATCCCAAGGCTGAACCGGACTACACTGATGAGACGGCCGAGATCGAAACGGTGGACGCTGAAACGGAACAGGAACAGAAGCTCTCGGAACACGACCAAGGGGAAGCCGACGATGACGGAAACTACGTGGAAGATGACACTTACGGAGACATGGCCATGGGCAAATACGAAGAATCCTACTTGACGGAGGGCGAGGAAGGAGCGAAACCTGGCGTATCTGGATTCGTGGACTCGTATACATCGGACGGCGGAAATGCGACGGAAATTTCGACACAAG ATCAAAGATCAATCCGGCTCGCCGATGTAGATGCGCACAGTTCTGCTCCTCGCATGGAATTATTAGAAAGTATCAAGAAGGAAGACGATGATGTGATTGTCAAAGACGAACAGCCCTGCGCCGCTCACGTCTCTCAGTTACCTTTACGAAATTTTAATGCCAACGAGGCCAGTTCTTCCGGAACGGCGTGGGATCAGTTAAATGTAGCCAAAAGTAGTAATAGTAGCGGCAATTCGACCATTATCACTTGTACACGTAGAAAAAGCATGAGGATGATGGGAATGGAAGAAGCATCATCGGTTGTTTTACGAGAAAAACCGAAACTGGACGAAGGCGGCAAAACTGTGAGCAAGTTTCATGAGCTGAAGAAGAGCAACGGATCTCCGGCACAACGTAGCAGATGCGTGTCGTGTTACAATAGAAACATTCTGGAATCGGAGAGGTTGCCAAAACCGAAAACCAAATGGGTTACCACCTTTTGTGGGGATTGTCCAGGAAAGCCGTTTTTGTGTATTCTCTGCTTCAGTAGAATACATTGCAACAGCCGAATAGGAATCAGAGAGTTGTTATAG